A single Carnobacterium alterfunditum DSM 5972 DNA region contains:
- a CDS encoding septation ring formation regulator EzrA translates to MEMETVLIVIIVLAVAAYGTGYFMKKKHYQTINNLEQQKFDLMDTSVAETIQNVEILSLTGQTEKNFEQWKDKWKQIELTAFPDIENLLFDAEQTTDRFQLIKAGKSESRSRELIESTKNKIKEIQLALNELLKSEEKNSQAIKKVEEMYQGIRKKLLTQSFSFGPALDKLEKKLTFLELSFSNFFELTSSGDHIEAEEVLKKVNYETKELNDAVTTIPSLVKEISNEFPAQIQELKEGYHELKDVQHFVFLGDTLTSDIAEIEQDIEQGEKLIKQCETEKVEKLNSIIEEKINHLYDVMEAEISAREAVEKEQPILAKLIEFVNKRNQQLLIEIDRVSQSYTLDDTFSQQTKDMQEQIEEIQLNFETFNNGIEKNQAVYTVVAESHAEDSERLAQIEEKQEKLIKQLADLREEETEVKEKIDDFEFNMRGIKRYIEKQHLPGLPEEYLDLFFVTTERIEKLAKELNKLKIDMTEIKKMCEMCEDDVELLIDKTEEIVDSAILTEYMMQYANRYRNDHPQIGEAILESNELFNKEFQYKEALEIISTALEVVEPGSFKKVENQYYEEKSRTAK, encoded by the coding sequence ATGGAAATGGAAACTGTTTTAATTGTTATCATTGTACTAGCTGTTGCAGCTTATGGGACAGGTTATTTTATGAAAAAAAAGCATTATCAAACTATTAATAACTTGGAGCAACAAAAATTTGATTTAATGGATACATCAGTTGCTGAAACGATTCAAAATGTTGAAATTCTTTCTTTAACGGGTCAAACAGAGAAAAATTTTGAACAATGGAAAGATAAATGGAAACAAATTGAACTAACTGCATTTCCAGATATAGAGAATCTGCTATTTGATGCTGAACAAACGACAGACAGATTTCAGTTGATTAAAGCTGGCAAATCTGAAAGTAGAAGTAGAGAGTTGATTGAGAGTACTAAAAATAAAATAAAAGAGATTCAATTAGCGCTAAACGAATTATTGAAGAGTGAAGAGAAAAATAGCCAAGCAATTAAGAAAGTTGAAGAAATGTATCAAGGTATACGGAAAAAATTGCTGACCCAAAGCTTTTCTTTCGGTCCAGCATTAGATAAACTTGAAAAGAAACTCACATTTTTAGAATTAAGTTTTTCCAATTTTTTTGAACTAACTTCCTCTGGAGATCACATTGAAGCTGAAGAAGTATTGAAAAAGGTTAATTATGAGACAAAAGAGTTAAATGACGCTGTCACTACTATTCCTAGTTTAGTTAAAGAAATCAGCAATGAATTCCCAGCTCAAATCCAAGAATTAAAAGAAGGTTATCATGAATTAAAAGATGTGCAGCATTTTGTCTTTTTAGGAGACACACTGACATCCGATATTGCTGAAATTGAACAAGACATAGAACAAGGTGAAAAATTAATAAAACAATGTGAAACCGAAAAAGTTGAAAAGTTGAATTCAATCATTGAAGAAAAAATCAATCATTTGTATGATGTTATGGAAGCTGAAATAAGCGCTAGAGAAGCAGTAGAGAAAGAACAACCTATTTTGGCGAAACTTATTGAATTTGTGAACAAAAGAAATCAACAATTATTGATTGAAATTGATCGAGTATCTCAAAGTTACACACTTGACGATACATTCTCACAACAAACAAAAGACATGCAAGAACAAATTGAAGAAATTCAATTGAATTTTGAAACGTTTAATAATGGAATAGAAAAAAATCAAGCTGTGTATACGGTTGTAGCAGAAAGCCATGCTGAAGATAGTGAAAGATTGGCTCAAATTGAGGAGAAACAAGAAAAATTGATCAAACAACTGGCTGACTTACGCGAGGAAGAAACAGAAGTTAAAGAAAAAATTGATGATTTTGAGTTTAATATGCGAGGAATCAAACGCTACATTGAAAAGCAGCATTTACCGGGATTACCTGAAGAATATTTAGATTTGTTTTTCGTCACTACAGAGCGTATTGAAAAATTAGCGAAAGAATTAAATAAATTGAAAATCGATATGACTGAGATTAAAAAAATGTGTGAGATGTGTGAAGATGACGTTGAACTGCTTATTGATAAGACTGAAGAAATCGTGGATAGTGCAATATTAACTGAGTACATGATGCAATATGCTAACCGATACCGAAATGACCATCCTCAAATCGGAGAAGCTATTTTAGAAAGTAATGAATTATTTAATAAAGAATTTCAATATAAAGAAGCGCTTGAAATTATCTCAACGGCATTAGAAGTTGTGGAACCTGGTTCATTTAAAAAAGTTGAGAATCAATATTATGAAGAAAAAAGCAGAACTGCTAAATAA
- a CDS encoding cysteine desulfurase family protein: MIYFDNSATTSIDKTVLQTFEKVSQTINGNPSSLHQLGNYADGLLQQSRKQIADLLNVSSEEIYFTSGGTEGDNWAIKGTAIEKHQFGKHVITTAVEHPAVKESVAQLEMLGFEVTILPVDPNGRISVSDLKEALRSDTILVSIMAVNNEVGSIQPIIEIGEVLKDHPAVHFHVDAVQAIGKIPLLLGRESRIDLATFSAHKFHGPKGMGFIYIKKGKQVAPLLNGGGQESGKRGGTENVAGAAAMAKALRLLLEKAGEKQKNQDEIKTYLMGQLEAYRRVSVFSQKEGAPHILCFALKGIRGEVMVHAFEKKEIYISTTSACSSRNGTASSTLVAMNVPGKIAASAVRISLTDTNTLEEAEFFMKEFGHLYQQFKDIK, translated from the coding sequence ATGATTTATTTTGATAATAGTGCAACAACTAGTATAGATAAAACTGTTTTACAAACATTCGAAAAAGTAAGTCAAACTATTAATGGTAATCCTTCCAGTTTACACCAATTAGGTAATTATGCTGACGGCCTACTTCAACAGTCTAGAAAACAAATAGCTGATTTGTTAAATGTTTCATCTGAAGAAATCTATTTTACAAGTGGAGGAACAGAAGGGGACAATTGGGCTATTAAAGGAACAGCAATTGAAAAACATCAGTTTGGAAAACATGTGATCACAACAGCTGTTGAGCATCCTGCTGTTAAAGAATCAGTTGCTCAGCTAGAGATGCTAGGATTTGAGGTTACTATTTTGCCCGTTGATCCAAATGGAAGAATATCCGTCTCTGATTTGAAAGAAGCTCTAAGGTCGGACACTATCCTAGTTTCGATAATGGCTGTAAATAACGAAGTTGGAAGTATTCAGCCTATTATTGAAATAGGAGAAGTTTTAAAAGATCATCCAGCGGTCCATTTTCATGTAGATGCTGTACAAGCAATAGGGAAAATCCCTTTACTGTTAGGCAGAGAGTCAAGAATTGATTTAGCAACTTTTTCTGCTCATAAATTTCACGGGCCTAAAGGTATGGGCTTCATATACATCAAAAAAGGAAAACAAGTCGCTCCACTTTTAAATGGCGGGGGGCAAGAATCTGGTAAACGTGGCGGTACAGAAAATGTAGCCGGCGCAGCAGCAATGGCTAAGGCTTTGCGCCTTCTGCTTGAAAAAGCAGGAGAGAAGCAAAAGAATCAAGATGAGATAAAAACTTATCTCATGGGACAGCTAGAAGCGTATAGAAGAGTTTCTGTTTTCTCACAAAAAGAAGGTGCTCCTCATATTTTATGTTTCGCTTTAAAAGGAATCAGAGGAGAAGTAATGGTTCATGCTTTTGAAAAAAAAGAAATTTATATTTCAACAACAAGTGCGTGTTCTAGCCGTAATGGTACAGCTTCTAGTACTTTAGTAGCAATGAATGTACCTGGAAAAATAGCCGCAAGTGCGGTGCGTATTAGTTTAACAGATACAAATACATTAGAAGAAGCTGAATTTTTTATGAAAGAATTTGGTCATCTATATCAACAATTCAAAGACATTAAATAA
- the thiI gene encoding tRNA uracil 4-sulfurtransferase ThiI, which produces MQYDEVMIRYGELSTKGKNKKVFINQLAQNVKLALHDFEELKVHGSRDRMHLELNGANSDAVLGRLNAIFGIQTYSPVRRLERDIELLKKVAVEMIAELYTEGKTFKITTRRSDHDYELDTNDMNQLIGAEISSKIEGIKVKMKNPDIDLRLEIRNEGFFISSETILGAGGLPVGSSGKGMLMLSGGIDSPVAGYLTMKRGVSVEAVHFNSPPYTSPRALQKAKDLAAKLAAFSGSVHFIEVPFTEIQEEIKKTIPEDYLMVVTRRMMMRLTDLIRKERKGLAIINGESLGQVASQTLHSMIAINDVTATPIIRPVVSMDKNEIIEIAQKIDTFELSIQPFEDCCTIFAPPSPKTKPKLEKSREFEDRLDIDGLIERAMKGLVITKIKVGDTSEAQQKAGFSGLL; this is translated from the coding sequence ATGCAATACGATGAAGTGATGATACGCTATGGCGAACTGTCAACAAAGGGAAAAAATAAAAAAGTTTTTATCAACCAGTTAGCTCAAAATGTGAAACTTGCCTTGCACGATTTTGAAGAACTAAAAGTACACGGATCGCGTGACCGTATGCATTTAGAATTGAATGGTGCAAACAGTGATGCGGTATTAGGAAGATTGAATGCTATCTTTGGGATTCAAACGTACTCTCCAGTTAGACGTTTGGAAAGAGATATTGAACTTTTAAAAAAAGTTGCAGTCGAAATGATAGCAGAACTTTATACAGAAGGAAAAACATTTAAAATTACTACTAGACGTTCAGACCATGATTATGAGTTGGATACAAATGATATGAACCAACTAATTGGAGCGGAAATTTCTAGTAAAATCGAAGGTATAAAAGTTAAAATGAAAAACCCAGATATCGACTTACGATTAGAAATTAGAAATGAAGGCTTCTTCATTTCTAGTGAAACTATTTTAGGAGCAGGTGGTTTGCCTGTCGGGTCAAGCGGAAAAGGGATGCTGATGTTATCTGGCGGAATTGACTCTCCTGTAGCGGGTTACTTGACTATGAAGCGTGGCGTGAGTGTCGAAGCTGTTCATTTCAACAGCCCTCCGTATACAAGTCCGCGTGCTCTTCAAAAAGCAAAAGATCTAGCTGCTAAATTAGCTGCTTTTTCAGGTAGCGTCCACTTTATTGAAGTACCTTTTACCGAAATTCAAGAGGAAATCAAGAAAACTATTCCAGAAGATTATTTAATGGTTGTTACTCGAAGAATGATGATGAGATTGACTGATCTTATTCGTAAAGAACGCAAAGGGTTAGCAATCATTAATGGAGAGTCATTAGGTCAGGTTGCATCACAAACGCTGCATAGTATGATAGCCATCAATGACGTGACAGCTACTCCTATTATTCGACCAGTTGTTTCAATGGATAAAAACGAAATTATTGAGATTGCCCAAAAAATAGATACATTTGAGTTATCCATTCAACCGTTTGAAGATTGCTGTACAATTTTTGCACCACCATCACCTAAAACGAAGCCTAAACTAGAGAAGTCTCGTGAATTCGAAGACAGATTGGATATTGATGGGTTAATAGAAAGAGCGATGAAAGGTTTAGTAATCACAAAAATCAAGGTTGGAGATACATCAGAAGCTCAGCAAAAAGCTGGTTTTTCAGGTTTGTTATAG
- a CDS encoding amidohydrolase encodes MKLWKNGLFYTMEKEEETVSAVITDGEKIVAAGEEEELKKHYNKEITEEIDLNGETVFPGFVDSHLHLLWYGLSLARLNLNQSRSKKESIDKIRETVQHLAYDEWLFVEGYNENEWQDDPTPITRIDLDAISTHHPLLVRRIDYHNVVINTVLINKIGIKEGQIYDGGGEIQLNREGKITGVLKDEATNLAINAFPATTPKEQEEYLKLAIEDLWSKGITGAHSEDLHYFNGFEGTLKTFRDVIKEQKKPFRVHLLIHHKELKAYNHSAKSFLDGDPYIELGAMKIFYDGTVGSRTALMSQSYAGTVNNGLQIQADEDFVSLIKAARKAKLPVAIHILGDKAFEKVIATLREFPPMSGQLDRMIHTPWLSKELLKKAENLPLIFDVQPQFMSSDLPWALDVLGENHPPLVFAWKSIKDAGFQVAGSSDAPIEIPNPFYGIHSAVTRTVREATSKKRYFPEEELSVFEALSLYTIGSATAGYKENTRGKIKAGYISDFTILKKNPFMIKKEALDQIKVSKTVVGGIVVFQKNN; translated from the coding sequence TTGAAATTATGGAAAAATGGTCTTTTTTATACAATGGAAAAAGAAGAAGAAACAGTTTCAGCTGTGATTACTGATGGTGAAAAAATTGTAGCTGCAGGTGAAGAAGAAGAGTTGAAAAAACACTACAATAAAGAAATAACTGAGGAGATCGATTTAAATGGTGAAACAGTTTTCCCTGGTTTTGTGGACAGCCATTTGCACTTGTTATGGTATGGATTAAGCCTTGCTCGCTTAAATTTAAATCAGTCAAGAAGTAAAAAAGAAAGTATCGATAAGATTCGTGAAACGGTTCAACATCTCGCCTATGATGAATGGCTATTTGTTGAAGGATATAATGAAAATGAATGGCAAGATGATCCAACTCCTATAACAAGAATAGATTTAGATGCTATTTCGACACATCATCCTTTGTTGGTCCGCAGAATCGATTATCATAATGTGGTCATTAATACAGTGTTGATCAATAAAATTGGAATCAAAGAGGGACAAATATATGATGGCGGTGGAGAAATCCAATTAAATCGAGAAGGAAAAATAACTGGAGTTTTAAAAGATGAAGCTACGAATTTAGCTATAAATGCTTTTCCAGCGACAACGCCAAAAGAACAAGAGGAGTACTTGAAATTAGCAATCGAAGATTTATGGTCAAAAGGGATAACGGGTGCTCATTCCGAAGACTTACATTATTTTAATGGATTTGAGGGAACTTTAAAAACTTTTCGTGATGTGATTAAAGAGCAAAAAAAACCTTTTCGCGTACATTTATTGATCCATCATAAGGAACTGAAAGCTTATAATCATTCTGCTAAATCTTTTTTAGATGGTGATCCATATATAGAATTAGGAGCTATGAAAATATTTTATGATGGAACTGTAGGATCTCGAACAGCATTAATGAGTCAGTCGTATGCTGGAACTGTTAACAATGGTTTGCAAATTCAAGCTGATGAAGATTTTGTTTCATTGATCAAAGCAGCACGTAAAGCTAAACTACCAGTAGCTATTCATATTTTAGGGGATAAAGCATTTGAAAAAGTGATTGCAACCCTTCGTGAGTTTCCGCCAATGTCTGGACAACTCGATCGTATGATCCATACCCCTTGGCTGAGTAAAGAACTATTAAAAAAAGCGGAAAATTTGCCGTTGATTTTTGATGTGCAACCGCAATTTATGAGCAGTGATCTGCCCTGGGCATTAGACGTTTTAGGTGAGAACCATCCGCCTTTGGTCTTTGCATGGAAGAGTATAAAAGACGCTGGGTTCCAAGTAGCTGGAAGCAGTGATGCACCAATTGAAATACCCAATCCATTTTATGGCATCCATTCAGCTGTTACAAGAACTGTTAGGGAGGCAACTAGTAAAAAACGTTATTTTCCAGAAGAAGAACTTTCAGTGTTTGAAGCTCTTTCGCTTTACACTATAGGAAGTGCAACTGCTGGATACAAAGAAAATACTAGAGGTAAAATAAAAGCTGGCTATATAAGTGATTTTACTATCTTGAAAAAAAATCCTTTTATGATTAAAAAAGAGGCATTAGATCAAATTAAGGTTTCAAAAACAGTTGTAGGTGGAATCGTAGTATTTCAAAAAAATAATTGA
- a CDS encoding redox-sensing transcriptional repressor Rex encodes MELNTKIHQIPNATAHRLPIYYRSLKKLNETCVERIKSKELSQLTQIPSATIRRDFSHFGELGRSGYGYEVAYVTEVFRELLNVNNVINVVLVGVGNLGKAILTNNFKKEKNITIKCAFDIQPSFFGDEISGVPILSMEKMKEVVVNQQIHTAICAVPSEVSQEVVDQLIDAGITSILNFAPGRIKVPNNIQMKYIDFSSEIFTMVYQNEALYPVNFEEADQQNS; translated from the coding sequence GTGGAACTAAATACTAAAATACATCAAATTCCAAATGCTACAGCTCATAGACTGCCTATTTATTATCGTTCATTAAAAAAGCTGAATGAAACGTGTGTAGAACGTATAAAATCAAAAGAATTGAGTCAACTTACACAAATCCCCTCAGCAACGATCCGAAGAGACTTTTCTCACTTTGGTGAATTAGGAAGAAGCGGATACGGTTATGAAGTAGCTTATGTAACGGAAGTGTTTCGTGAATTATTAAATGTGAATAATGTCATTAATGTTGTGCTTGTTGGCGTTGGGAATCTTGGAAAAGCCATCTTAACAAATAATTTTAAGAAAGAAAAAAATATTACGATCAAGTGTGCTTTTGATATTCAACCATCTTTTTTTGGAGATGAAATTTCTGGTGTTCCTATTCTTTCAATGGAGAAGATGAAAGAAGTTGTCGTCAACCAACAAATCCATACGGCAATCTGTGCTGTACCCAGTGAAGTATCTCAAGAAGTGGTGGATCAATTAATTGATGCAGGCATTACATCGATATTAAATTTTGCTCCAGGAAGAATAAAAGTACCGAATAACATCCAAATGAAGTATATTGATTTTTCTAGTGAAATCTTCACAATGGTTTATCAAAATGAAGCTCTGTATCCAGTGAATTTTGAAGAAGCCGATCAACAGAATAGCTAG
- the tpx gene encoding thiol peroxidase, whose amino-acid sequence MEINRKGTSYKLKGNQPKVGDKAPDFKARNLADSVVELNDFFGKVVLISVIPDIDTRVCDLQAKAFNKVASELDEVQLITISNNTKAQQAEWCAGKDISMEMLHDSELNFGQAYGLIMEELGNLARSVFVINRKGEITYQEIVSEMTSEPDYDKPIEAAKEAREPNESGALK is encoded by the coding sequence ATGGAAATTAATCGAAAAGGTACATCATATAAATTGAAAGGTAATCAGCCTAAAGTTGGGGATAAAGCACCTGATTTTAAAGCTAGAAACTTAGCGGATAGTGTGGTTGAATTAAACGACTTTTTCGGAAAAGTTGTATTGATCAGCGTGATCCCAGATATTGATACCCGAGTATGCGACCTACAGGCAAAAGCGTTTAATAAAGTTGCCAGCGAATTAGATGAAGTACAGTTGATCACGATTTCTAATAACACCAAAGCACAACAAGCTGAATGGTGTGCTGGGAAAGATATCTCAATGGAAATGCTGCACGACAGTGAATTGAACTTTGGACAAGCATATGGTTTAATTATGGAAGAGCTTGGGAATTTGGCTCGTTCAGTATTTGTTATCAACCGTAAAGGCGAAATCACTTATCAAGAAATCGTTTCAGAGATGACTAGTGAACCAGATTACGATAAGCCTATCGAGGCTGCTAAAGAAGCAAGGGAACCAAATGAATCAGGCGCATTGAAATAG
- a CDS encoding valine--tRNA ligase has protein sequence MTNELKMSTKYQPNQVEAGRYEKWIEKGLFKPSGDKTKEAYSVVIPPPNVTGKLHLGHAWDTTLQDIIIRQKRMQGFDTLWLPGMDHAGIATQAKVEAKLAEEGISRYDLGREKFNDTVWDWKEEYASVIREQWAKVGISVDYSRERFTLDEGLSEAVRKVFVTMYNKQLIYRGEYIINWDPKAKTALSDIEVIHKDVEGAFYHMSYPLADGSGVVEIATTRPETMLGDTAIAVHPEDERFQHLIGKTVMLPLMNREIPIVADDYVEMDFGTGVVKITPAHDPNDFEVGKRHDLPQINVMNDDGSMNELAGKYASMDRFEARKAIVKDLEAEGRLIKIEKMVHSVGHSERTGVVVEPRLSTQWFVNMAPLAKEALESQKTENKVNFIPERFENTHTRWMENVHDWVISRQLWWGHRIPAWYHKTSGELYVGMEAPEDSENWVQDPDVLDTWFSSALWPFSTMGWPNEEAEDFKRYFPTNTLVTGYDIIFFWVSRMMFQSIEFTGKRPFKNVLIHGLIRDEEGRKMSKSLGNGIDPMDVIEKYGADALRWFLSNGSAPGQDVRFSYDKMDASWNFINKIWNASRFALMNMEDFTVDQIDLTGEKTIADRWILTKLNETVEKVTDLFERFEFGEAGRHLYHFIWDDFCDWYIEMSKEVLFGEDEKAKQMTRSILAYVLDQTLRLLHPIMPFVTEEIWENIPHEGESLVVAEYPVVHPELSDEAATKGMDVLMELIRSVRNIRSEVNTPLSKKIELLIKTNDQTIEKFLKDNTSYIERFCNPETLTISSDVESPETAMSAVITGAEIYLPLAGLINLEEEIARLEKELDKWSKEVKRVEGKLANKKFVENAPDAVVEAEKAKQGEYLEKQASVTERIKVLKNQL, from the coding sequence ATGACTAATGAATTGAAAATGTCTACTAAATATCAACCGAATCAAGTAGAAGCTGGTCGTTATGAAAAATGGATAGAAAAAGGATTATTCAAACCAAGTGGAGATAAGACAAAAGAAGCATATTCTGTTGTTATCCCACCTCCAAATGTAACTGGTAAATTGCATCTAGGTCATGCATGGGACACAACTTTGCAAGATATTATTATTAGACAAAAAAGAATGCAGGGATTTGATACATTGTGGTTACCAGGAATGGACCACGCTGGAATTGCAACGCAAGCTAAAGTAGAAGCTAAATTAGCTGAAGAAGGTATTTCGCGTTATGATCTTGGGCGTGAAAAATTCAATGATACAGTTTGGGATTGGAAAGAAGAATACGCAAGTGTGATTCGTGAGCAGTGGGCAAAAGTTGGTATTTCAGTTGATTATAGCCGTGAACGCTTTACATTAGATGAAGGGTTATCAGAGGCAGTACGTAAAGTGTTCGTTACGATGTACAACAAGCAATTGATCTATCGTGGGGAATACATTATTAACTGGGATCCAAAAGCTAAAACAGCTCTATCAGATATTGAAGTGATCCATAAAGATGTTGAAGGTGCCTTTTATCATATGAGTTATCCTCTAGCAGATGGTAGCGGGGTAGTAGAAATTGCTACGACACGTCCTGAAACAATGTTAGGTGATACGGCGATTGCTGTTCATCCTGAAGATGAACGTTTCCAACACTTAATTGGAAAAACGGTTATGTTGCCATTGATGAATCGTGAAATACCCATCGTTGCAGATGACTATGTCGAAATGGATTTTGGTACAGGTGTAGTGAAAATTACTCCAGCTCATGATCCTAATGACTTTGAAGTTGGAAAACGTCATGATTTGCCACAAATCAATGTGATGAATGATGATGGATCAATGAATGAATTAGCTGGAAAATATGCCTCTATGGATCGTTTTGAGGCTCGTAAAGCTATTGTAAAAGATTTAGAAGCAGAAGGTCGATTGATCAAAATAGAAAAAATGGTCCACAGTGTCGGACATTCTGAACGTACAGGGGTCGTAGTTGAACCAAGACTGTCTACACAATGGTTTGTAAACATGGCTCCATTAGCTAAAGAAGCCTTAGAAAGTCAAAAGACAGAAAATAAAGTGAACTTTATACCTGAACGTTTTGAAAATACGCATACGCGTTGGATGGAAAATGTTCATGATTGGGTAATTTCGCGTCAATTGTGGTGGGGACACCGTATTCCTGCTTGGTACCATAAAACAAGCGGTGAATTGTATGTAGGGATGGAAGCCCCTGAAGACAGTGAAAACTGGGTACAAGATCCAGATGTTTTGGATACATGGTTTAGTTCAGCATTATGGCCATTCTCTACAATGGGTTGGCCTAACGAAGAAGCTGAAGATTTCAAACGGTATTTCCCTACGAACACGCTAGTAACGGGATATGATATTATCTTCTTTTGGGTCAGCCGTATGATGTTCCAAAGTATAGAATTCACTGGAAAACGACCATTTAAAAATGTGTTGATCCATGGGTTGATTCGTGACGAAGAAGGCCGTAAAATGAGTAAATCATTGGGAAATGGGATAGATCCAATGGATGTCATTGAAAAATATGGTGCAGATGCGCTACGTTGGTTCTTATCAAATGGATCCGCTCCGGGACAAGATGTTCGTTTCAGTTATGATAAAATGGATGCTTCTTGGAACTTTATCAACAAAATTTGGAATGCTAGCCGCTTTGCATTGATGAATATGGAAGACTTCACTGTAGATCAAATTGATTTAACTGGTGAAAAAACAATTGCTGACCGATGGATCTTGACGAAATTAAATGAAACCGTTGAAAAAGTAACCGATTTATTTGAGCGCTTTGAATTTGGTGAAGCAGGTCGCCATTTATACCACTTTATTTGGGATGATTTCTGTGATTGGTACATTGAAATGAGCAAAGAAGTATTGTTTGGAGAAGATGAAAAAGCGAAACAAATGACTAGAAGTATTTTAGCTTATGTATTGGATCAAACGTTACGTCTATTGCACCCAATCATGCCATTTGTTACAGAAGAGATCTGGGAAAATATTCCTCATGAAGGAGAATCACTTGTGGTAGCAGAATACCCGGTTGTCCATCCAGAACTGTCTGACGAAGCAGCAACTAAGGGTATGGATGTGTTGATGGAATTGATCCGTTCGGTTCGTAATATTCGTTCTGAGGTGAATACACCGTTGTCCAAAAAAATTGAATTATTGATCAAAACAAATGATCAAACGATCGAAAAATTCTTGAAAGACAATACATCTTATATTGAACGCTTCTGTAATCCTGAAACGTTGACGATCTCAAGTGATGTAGAATCCCCTGAAACAGCTATGTCAGCTGTAATCACAGGTGCAGAAATCTACTTGCCACTAGCTGGATTGATCAATCTTGAAGAAGAAATCGCTCGTTTAGAAAAGGAATTAGATAAATGGAGCAAAGAAGTGAAACGTGTAGAAGGAAAACTAGCAAATAAAAAATTCGTGGAAAATGCTCCTGATGCTGTAGTTGAAGCTGAAAAAGCGAAACAAGGCGAATACCTTGAAAAACAAGCTTCAGTAACTGAACGTATAAAAGTATTGAAAAATCAGCTTTAA
- a CDS encoding bifunctional folylpolyglutamate synthase/dihydrofolate synthase codes for MFITYEEALSWIHATRTFGEKPGLKRMEWMSSQLDHPERKFKSIHIAGTNGKGSTLAFLRDMFEANGQIVGTYTSPYIEMFNERISVNGDPISDDEILRLANAVYPLTIELEKTTLGGPSEFEIITMMMLIYFGEGHADIVLIEVGIGGSYDSTNIITPVVSIITTIGLDHMNLLGDTLSEIAANKAGVIKASVPVVIGKIEKEALKEIEEKATEQDSLLLKYNQDFFVTKWQTLPTWGEQFVFEDDFIRLSPIQIGMLGRHQVENAAVAIEALRVYSHEIGLAVNHEKLLSGLKHTFWPGRMEKINDQPLLILDGAHNEHAMKTLVETIKKNFAQQEVYIIMAAMRDKDIQGMVDQLQGITNSHLILTSFDYPRAAGIEDLNKVMLENGTVTNYWQEALVESLNEMDENGVLIVTGSLYFISEVREYFKTADK; via the coding sequence ATGTTCATTACCTATGAAGAAGCACTGAGCTGGATCCATGCTACTAGAACTTTCGGTGAGAAACCAGGGTTAAAAAGAATGGAATGGATGTCAAGCCAATTAGACCATCCTGAAAGAAAATTTAAATCGATCCATATTGCAGGAACAAACGGCAAAGGTTCTACGCTGGCTTTTTTGAGGGATATGTTTGAAGCTAATGGCCAAATAGTAGGAACGTATACATCTCCTTACATCGAAATGTTCAATGAGCGTATTAGTGTCAATGGAGATCCAATATCAGACGACGAAATTCTGCGTTTAGCGAACGCCGTTTATCCGCTTACAATAGAATTAGAAAAAACGACATTAGGTGGTCCAAGCGAATTTGAGATCATCACGATGATGATGTTGATTTATTTTGGTGAAGGACATGCAGATATAGTTCTTATTGAAGTAGGTATTGGCGGATCATATGATTCGACAAATATTATTACCCCAGTAGTTTCAATCATCACAACAATTGGATTGGATCACATGAATTTACTTGGAGATACATTGTCTGAGATTGCTGCTAACAAAGCAGGTGTCATTAAAGCAAGTGTTCCTGTGGTGATTGGTAAAATTGAAAAGGAAGCTTTGAAAGAAATTGAGGAAAAGGCTACTGAACAAGATAGTTTGTTGCTGAAATATAACCAAGATTTCTTTGTTACAAAATGGCAAACACTTCCAACGTGGGGAGAACAATTTGTATTTGAGGACGACTTCATACGGCTTAGCCCCATTCAAATAGGGATGTTAGGGCGTCATCAAGTGGAAAATGCCGCTGTAGCTATTGAAGCTTTAAGGGTCTATAGTCATGAAATAGGTTTAGCTGTAAATCACGAAAAGTTGCTTAGTGGCTTAAAACATACTTTTTGGCCCGGAAGAATGGAAAAAATAAATGATCAACCGCTTCTTATTTTGGATGGCGCTCACAATGAACATGCTATGAAAACTTTGGTTGAAACGATTAAAAAAAACTTTGCACAACAAGAGGTCTATATCATTATGGCTGCTATGCGGGATAAAGATATCCAAGGAATGGTAGATCAGTTGCAAGGTATAACGAATAGTCACTTAATTCTTACAAGTTTCGACTATCCTAGAGCAGCTGGAATAGAGGACTTAAACAAAGTGATGCTAGAAAATGGAACTGTAACAAACTATTGGCAAGAAGCGTTAGTAGAATCGCTTAATGAGATGGATGAAAATGGTGTATTGATTGTAACGGGCTCACTCTATTTCATTTCAGAGGTCAGAGAATATTTTAAAACAGCAGATAAATGA